In Streptomyces sp. DG2A-72, one genomic interval encodes:
- a CDS encoding CdaR family transcriptional regulator — MTGREVPDEYLEGYAQILAEACVTGRRLTRDELESLRNRGERAAEAGLGLRTLVRRHLSVTRGSWPTLSPTDADSVLAVVEQAIDAFAEGHERAQRLAVRQEEAMRREFIDDLLYGRSDLGRLAERAERFGLLLSRAHAVAVAQGGKPVEDTHPATRQVESALISRFGERRILLTTKDGRLVCIAPGEQDEVLTFFAKQAHAATEGGQVAIGRPHPGAGGVVHSYEEALNALDLADRLHIDEPVLRAADLLVYPVLTRDRQAMADLVRNTLGPLQSARGGARPLVDTLTAYFDSGCVAAEAARRLSLSVRAFTYRLERIHKLTGANPADSVHRYTLQTAVIGARLLDWPDSDV, encoded by the coding sequence GTGACCGGGCGTGAGGTACCCGACGAATATCTGGAGGGCTATGCCCAGATATTGGCCGAGGCGTGCGTGACAGGCCGCCGCCTCACGCGGGACGAGCTGGAGTCCCTGCGAAACCGGGGAGAGCGCGCCGCCGAGGCCGGGCTCGGGCTACGGACTCTCGTCCGTCGGCATCTGTCCGTGACCCGCGGGAGCTGGCCCACCCTCTCTCCCACGGACGCCGATAGCGTGCTCGCCGTCGTGGAGCAGGCGATCGACGCCTTCGCCGAAGGACACGAACGCGCACAGAGGCTCGCCGTGCGGCAGGAGGAGGCCATGCGCCGGGAGTTCATCGATGACCTCCTCTACGGCCGCAGCGACCTGGGCCGCCTGGCCGAACGTGCCGAGCGCTTCGGGCTGCTCCTTTCCCGGGCCCATGCGGTCGCGGTCGCCCAGGGCGGCAAACCGGTGGAGGACACGCACCCGGCCACCCGGCAGGTGGAGAGCGCCCTGATCAGCAGATTCGGTGAGCGGCGCATCCTGCTCACCACCAAGGACGGGCGGCTGGTCTGCATCGCCCCCGGAGAGCAGGACGAGGTCCTGACGTTCTTCGCCAAACAGGCGCACGCAGCCACCGAAGGTGGCCAGGTCGCCATCGGACGCCCCCACCCGGGTGCCGGCGGAGTTGTCCACTCCTACGAAGAGGCCCTCAACGCCCTTGACCTGGCCGACCGGCTGCACATTGACGAGCCGGTACTGCGCGCCGCCGACCTCCTCGTCTACCCGGTGCTGACCCGCGACCGGCAGGCCATGGCCGACCTCGTGCGCAACACCCTGGGCCCACTGCAGTCCGCGCGCGGCGGCGCCCGGCCGCTCGTCGACACGCTCACCGCGTACTTCGACTCGGGTTGTGTCGCGGCCGAAGCGGCCCGCCGCCTGAGCCTGAGCGTGCGCGCCTTCACCTACCGCCTGGAGCGCATCCACAAGCTCACCGGCGCCAACCCGGCCGACTCCGTCCACCGCTACACCCTGCAGACCGCGGTGATCGGCGCTCGGCTCCTGGACTGGCCGGACAGCGACGTGTGA
- a CDS encoding NAD(P)-binding protein — MPSLPDQARHPALPGHMVVCGDDALAERLAAELRDLYRTRVTVVLPSLPGTADTGNGTEGRARTAALLARMQAIVNRATDSEATQGIRVLQAPLLDEETLAEAGIARADALALVHDDDETNIRAALAARRLNPRLRLVIRLYDRKLGQHLADLLDQAAAVASPGLDPAALDTSTTVLSDADTAAPALAATAVAGTSKVVQADGLLLRAVERTPPGRGEVADPGLCTLALLSATANDPAGAEGSDASGQDGPLLLPDDRTVAAAAGRGTVVLETVTHDGPERLPSRSLPLGSLFSRRLRWSLAGLVLSVVGLAVASWLTTGDHPLHAAYLTLLDLFAIGDPALGGPTARQVLQLLSGLTGLLLLPVLLAAVLEGLGTFRTASALRRPPRGLSGHVVLLGLGKIGTRVLARLCELGIPVVCVEEDPEARGIPLARRLHVPTVIGDVTQEGVLEAAKVHRAHALLAVTSSDTTNLEAALYARSVQPALRVSLRLYDDAFALAVYRTLRAAHPRALTRSRSVSTLAAPAFAGAMMGRRILGAIPVERRVLLFAALDVAGHPRLEGRTVAESFRPGAWRVLAIDSAAPDARLPDLAASPSYDGTEHPSGLLWDLHPGYVLRPQDRVVLAATRQGLAELLSAGSGTRRR; from the coding sequence ATGCCCTCGCTTCCCGACCAGGCCCGGCATCCGGCTCTGCCGGGCCACATGGTGGTGTGCGGCGACGACGCCCTCGCCGAGCGCCTGGCCGCTGAACTGCGGGACTTGTACCGCACGCGGGTCACCGTCGTCCTACCGTCGCTGCCCGGTACCGCCGACACCGGGAACGGTACGGAGGGACGGGCACGGACCGCCGCGCTGCTCGCCCGTATGCAGGCGATCGTCAACCGGGCCACCGACTCGGAGGCCACACAAGGCATCCGCGTCCTTCAGGCCCCACTCCTCGACGAGGAGACGCTCGCCGAGGCCGGTATCGCGCGCGCCGATGCCCTCGCCCTCGTCCATGACGACGACGAGACCAACATCCGCGCCGCGCTCGCGGCCCGCCGCCTCAACCCCCGCCTGCGCCTGGTCATCCGGCTCTACGACCGCAAACTCGGCCAGCACCTGGCCGACTTGCTGGACCAGGCCGCCGCGGTCGCCTCACCCGGCCTCGACCCGGCCGCCCTGGACACCTCCACCACCGTCCTCTCGGACGCGGACACCGCGGCCCCTGCCCTGGCGGCCACGGCCGTCGCGGGCACCAGCAAGGTCGTGCAGGCGGACGGCCTGCTGCTGCGGGCCGTCGAGCGCACCCCGCCAGGACGCGGCGAGGTCGCCGACCCCGGCCTGTGCACGCTCGCGCTGCTCTCCGCCACGGCCAACGACCCGGCGGGAGCGGAGGGTTCGGACGCCAGCGGCCAGGACGGACCGCTGCTGCTGCCGGACGACCGTACCGTCGCCGCTGCCGCCGGCCGTGGCACCGTCGTGCTGGAAACCGTCACGCACGACGGCCCCGAGCGTCTCCCGAGCCGCAGTCTGCCGCTCGGCTCGCTCTTCTCGCGCCGCCTGCGCTGGTCCCTGGCCGGGCTCGTGCTGAGCGTCGTCGGCCTGGCGGTGGCGTCGTGGCTGACCACCGGTGATCACCCCCTGCACGCCGCCTACCTCACCCTCCTCGACCTCTTCGCCATCGGCGACCCGGCCCTCGGCGGTCCCACGGCCCGCCAGGTCCTCCAACTCCTGTCCGGCCTGACGGGACTGCTCCTGTTGCCTGTGCTGCTCGCTGCCGTACTGGAAGGACTCGGCACCTTCCGCACCGCATCCGCCCTGCGCCGCCCGCCGCGCGGTCTGTCCGGCCACGTCGTCCTGCTCGGGCTCGGCAAGATCGGTACCCGCGTCCTGGCCCGGCTGTGCGAACTCGGTATCCCGGTGGTGTGCGTGGAGGAGGACCCCGAGGCACGCGGCATTCCGCTGGCGCGCAGACTGCACGTGCCCACCGTGATCGGCGACGTGACCCAGGAGGGCGTGCTGGAGGCCGCGAAGGTCCACCGCGCGCATGCACTGCTTGCCGTGACCAGCAGCGATACCACCAATCTCGAAGCCGCCCTGTACGCCCGATCCGTACAGCCGGCCCTGCGTGTGTCACTGCGTCTGTACGACGACGCCTTCGCCCTCGCTGTCTACCGCACCCTGCGCGCCGCCCACCCCCGGGCCCTCACCCGCAGCCGGAGCGTGTCCACCCTCGCCGCGCCCGCGTTCGCCGGGGCGATGATGGGCCGCCGGATCCTCGGCGCGATCCCCGTCGAGCGCCGAGTCCTCCTGTTCGCCGCGCTCGACGTGGCGGGGCATCCGCGGCTGGAGGGCCGCACGGTCGCGGAGTCGTTCCGCCCCGGTGCATGGCGCGTCCTGGCCATCGACTCCGCCGCCCCCGACGCACGCCTGCCCGACCTCGCGGCCTCACCGTCGTACGACGGCACCGAGCACCCCAGTGGCCTCCTCTGGGACCTGCATCCCGGCTACGTCCTGCGACCGCAGGACCGCGTGGTGCTGGCCGCCACTCGCCAGGGCCTGGCCGAACTCCTGAGTGCCGGCTCGGGGACCCGCCGACGTTGA
- a CDS encoding CBS domain-containing protein: MRARDLAVEYETVSVDSYAMDAARLMAEHKLPGLLVLDERGEPKAILPASQMIKVLVPAYVIEDPTLAAVVDEKHADRLCQALTGRRVGDVLSSKSALPPIAAPDDTALEVAALMAQVRSPLVAVAEKAKDGTHLLGVITASHLLHELLGAAGVVSPQ; this comes from the coding sequence GTGCGCGCTCGTGACCTGGCGGTCGAATACGAAACAGTGAGCGTCGACAGCTACGCCATGGACGCGGCCCGGCTGATGGCCGAGCACAAGCTGCCCGGCCTGCTGGTACTCGACGAGCGGGGTGAGCCGAAGGCGATCCTGCCGGCCTCCCAGATGATCAAGGTGCTGGTGCCCGCCTACGTGATCGAGGACCCCACCCTTGCCGCGGTCGTCGACGAGAAGCACGCCGACCGGCTCTGCCAGGCACTGACGGGCCGTCGCGTCGGCGACGTCCTGTCCAGCAAGTCGGCCCTACCGCCGATCGCCGCGCCGGACGACACCGCGCTGGAGGTGGCCGCGCTGATGGCGCAGGTGCGCAGCCCGTTGGTGGCGGTGGCGGAGAAGGCGAAGGACGGTACTCATCTGCTGGGTGTGATCACGGCTTCCCACTTGCTGCACGAACTCCTCGGCGCAGCAGGAGTGGTGAGTCCCCAGTAG
- a CDS encoding APC family permease, producing MLNVTGLLKRLVIGRAKRSEELHETLLPKRLALPIFASDPLSSVAYATQEILLVLSLGGLAYLHFTPWIAAAVVVLLTVVVLSYRQVVSAYPSGGGSYEVVSTNLGPSAGLVVAASLLVDYVMTVAVSVASGVDNIISAVPEVADHRVAMALGFVALLTAMNLRGVRESGRAFAAPTYLFVGGVLIMITTGLFRYLVGDAPVAESARYGITAEPHEAHLTGLALVMLVLRAFSQGCTALTGVEAISNGVPAFRKPKPKNAATTMAVMGAISITMFVGVTTLALMAKVHVTEDSCRLTGLDGSCDSHTQRTVIAQVAAAVFGGEHSIGFYCIQAATALVLILAANTAYNGFPLLASILAQHRYLPRQLHNRGDRLAFSNGILALAIVAGLLLWGFQANVTNLIHLYILGVFTSFTLSQTGMVRHWNRELRAETDPALRRHHKITRVINGTGAVVTGLVLLIVLATKFTQGAWLAVVAAIVLWVTMRGIRRHYDATAAELAVTDPASELVPPSRVFAVVLVSTIHKPTLRALSYARAFRPDHLEALTVSVDRDEAARLHDRWEEYGIEVPLKILDSPYREVTRPVVDYVRSIHRESPRDIVAVFIPEYVVGHWWENLLHNQSALWLKSRLLFTPGVMVTSVPWQLTSSVRADRPAARAPGSVRRGEPPTPAARPERHPGSRRHP from the coding sequence GTGCTCAACGTGACCGGTCTGCTCAAGCGCCTGGTGATCGGCCGGGCAAAGCGCAGCGAGGAGCTTCACGAGACGCTGCTCCCCAAACGGCTCGCCCTGCCGATCTTCGCCTCCGACCCCCTGTCCTCGGTGGCGTACGCGACCCAGGAGATCCTCCTGGTCCTCAGCCTCGGCGGTCTGGCCTACCTGCACTTCACGCCGTGGATCGCGGCTGCCGTCGTGGTCCTGCTGACGGTGGTGGTGCTCTCGTACCGGCAGGTGGTGAGCGCGTATCCCAGCGGCGGCGGCTCGTACGAGGTCGTCTCCACCAACCTGGGCCCCTCGGCCGGGCTGGTGGTCGCCGCCTCGCTGCTCGTCGACTACGTCATGACGGTGGCCGTCTCGGTCGCCTCCGGCGTCGACAACATCATCTCGGCCGTCCCGGAAGTCGCCGACCACCGCGTGGCCATGGCCCTCGGCTTCGTCGCGCTGCTCACCGCCATGAACCTGCGGGGCGTACGCGAGTCAGGGCGGGCCTTTGCCGCTCCGACCTACCTGTTCGTCGGCGGCGTCCTCATCATGATCACGACCGGACTGTTCCGCTACCTGGTCGGTGACGCTCCGGTCGCCGAGTCCGCCAGGTACGGCATCACGGCCGAACCGCACGAAGCGCATCTGACCGGACTGGCGCTGGTGATGCTCGTGCTGCGCGCCTTCTCACAGGGCTGCACCGCGCTGACCGGCGTCGAGGCGATCTCCAACGGGGTGCCCGCTTTCCGCAAACCCAAGCCGAAGAACGCGGCGACCACGATGGCCGTCATGGGAGCCATCTCCATCACCATGTTCGTCGGGGTCACCACACTGGCGCTGATGGCGAAGGTCCACGTCACCGAAGACTCCTGCCGCCTGACCGGTCTCGACGGCAGCTGCGACAGCCACACCCAGCGCACCGTCATCGCCCAGGTCGCGGCCGCCGTCTTCGGCGGCGAGCACAGCATCGGCTTCTACTGCATCCAGGCCGCCACCGCCCTCGTCCTCATCCTCGCCGCGAACACCGCATACAACGGCTTCCCGCTGCTCGCCTCGATCCTGGCCCAACATCGCTACCTGCCCCGCCAGCTGCACAACCGCGGCGACCGGCTCGCCTTCTCCAACGGCATCCTGGCCCTCGCGATCGTCGCCGGCCTGCTGCTGTGGGGCTTCCAGGCCAACGTCACCAACCTCATCCATCTCTACATCCTGGGCGTGTTCACCTCCTTCACGCTCTCCCAGACGGGCATGGTCCGGCACTGGAACCGCGAACTGCGCGCCGAGACCGACCCTGCCCTGCGCCGCCACCACAAGATCACCCGGGTCATCAACGGCACGGGCGCCGTCGTCACCGGCCTGGTCCTGCTGATCGTGCTGGCCACCAAGTTCACTCAGGGTGCCTGGCTCGCGGTCGTCGCCGCGATCGTGCTGTGGGTGACGATGCGCGGCATCCGCCGCCACTACGACGCCACCGCCGCCGAACTCGCCGTCACCGACCCGGCAAGTGAACTCGTCCCGCCCAGCCGCGTCTTCGCCGTCGTCCTCGTCTCCACCATCCACAAGCCGACCCTGCGCGCACTCTCGTATGCTCGCGCTTTCCGCCCCGACCACCTGGAGGCACTCACCGTCTCGGTCGACCGGGACGAGGCGGCCCGGCTGCACGACCGCTGGGAGGAGTACGGCATCGAGGTCCCCTTGAAGATCCTCGACTCTCCCTATCGGGAGGTGACCCGCCCGGTCGTCGACTACGTCCGCTCCATCCACCGCGAGAGCCCGCGCGACATCGTGGCCGTCTTCATCCCCGAGTACGTCGTCGGCCACTGGTGGGAGAACCTCCTCCACAACCAGTCCGCCCTATGGCTCAAGAGCCGTCTGCTCTTCACTCCCGGCGTGATGGTCACCAGCGTCCCCTGGCAGCTGACGTCCTCGGTCCGAGCCGACCGCCCGGCGGCCCGCGCTCCCGGCTCCGTCCGCCGCGGCGAGCCCCCGACCCCGGCGGCACGGCCGGAGAGGCACCCAGGATCCCGGCGGCACCCGTGA